In a single window of the Azospirillum sp. B510 genome:
- a CDS encoding acyl-CoA dehydrogenase family protein, with protein sequence MDFHPSEEQQILINSTERYVREHYGFEARRAASLTADGFSREHWARFADMGWLGLSLPEEAGGLGGSVTDVALLIEPLGGALLAEPLIDTAILAAMLVGASMNSNARASLGNAIASGTQIAVLAHLEDGARSEYDTTVTTRAARTTSGWKLTGTKRCVFHGASADCWLVTARLDGIDWDDAHGFGVFVLRSDSPGVSVSDYRLIDGTHAADLVLSDATVAADALLLGPDAAPARLQEALDHAVIAATAAALGSMETVLSLTSDYIKQRVQYGRPLGTFQALQHRMAEMFIETDQARSALYHALAAVETGDATLRRRAVSGAKALVAKAGYFVAGQGIQLHGGIGTTDEYAVGHHYKAMLIYDKRFGDIDFHVARSAGLPT encoded by the coding sequence ATGGATTTCCATCCCTCCGAGGAACAGCAGATCCTCATCAACTCCACCGAACGCTACGTACGCGAACATTATGGCTTTGAAGCGCGGCGGGCGGCGTCGCTGACGGCCGACGGATTTTCCCGCGAGCATTGGGCGCGCTTCGCCGATATGGGATGGCTGGGTCTATCCTTGCCGGAAGAGGCTGGCGGGCTGGGTGGCAGCGTCACCGACGTCGCACTGCTGATTGAACCACTGGGAGGAGCGCTGCTGGCCGAACCGCTGATCGACACTGCAATCCTCGCCGCCATGCTGGTGGGGGCGAGCATGAACTCCAACGCGCGGGCCAGCCTGGGCAACGCCATCGCCTCCGGCACGCAGATCGCCGTCCTGGCCCATCTCGAAGATGGTGCGCGATCGGAATACGATACGACCGTCACCACCCGCGCGGCACGAACCACCAGCGGCTGGAAGCTTACTGGAACCAAGCGGTGTGTTTTCCACGGCGCAAGCGCCGACTGCTGGCTGGTGACCGCACGTCTGGACGGCATCGATTGGGACGACGCGCATGGGTTCGGCGTATTCGTGCTGCGATCCGACAGCCCGGGCGTGAGCGTCAGCGATTATCGCCTGATCGACGGCACGCATGCTGCCGACCTTGTGCTATCCGACGCTACGGTGGCCGCCGACGCGCTGCTGCTCGGGCCGGATGCAGCGCCGGCGCGCCTTCAGGAGGCTCTCGATCATGCGGTGATTGCCGCAACGGCCGCCGCGCTCGGCTCGATGGAGACCGTCCTCTCCCTAACGTCCGATTATATCAAGCAACGGGTGCAATACGGCCGGCCGCTTGGGACTTTCCAGGCGCTGCAACACCGCATGGCCGAAATGTTCATCGAGACGGACCAAGCGCGGTCGGCCCTCTATCATGCCCTGGCTGCCGTCGAAACCGGCGACGCCACGCTGCGTCGCCGAGCGGTGTCCGGCGCCAAGGCTCTGGTTGCCAAAGCCGGCTACTTCGTGGCTGGACAGGGCATCCAGCTGCATGGCGGCATCGGAACCACCGACGAATACGCGGTCGGCCATCATTACAAGGCCATGCTTATCTACGATAAGCGCTTTGGCGATATCGACTTCCACGTGGCGCGAAGCGCCGGGCTTCCAACCTGA
- a CDS encoding IS66-like element ISAzs20 family transposase (programmed frameshift), with protein sequence MDALPDTIDALRAALIEARGRAALAEADAAQARAERSGDQALIATLKLQIEKLQRDLYGRRSERTSRLLGQLEFQLEEAQASVGEDDLAAEQVAEATGAARITRKAPSRKPFPAHLPRERVVIPAPAVCPCCGSTRLCKLGESVTETAERIPARWKIIQTVREKFSCRDCETISQPPAPFHTTPRGWAGPNLLATLLFEKFGQHQPLNRQCERFAKEGMEISLSTAADQVGAACGVLKPLLDRLAAHVLAAERLHGEPPKGQRSYDTTVPVLAKGKTDTGRIWVYVRDDRPFAGAAAPAALFHYSRDRGGGHPEAHLAGWAGVLQADAYAGYNRLYDASRQPEPVAEVLCWAHARRKFFELADIAANKRRGKGAPPISPLALEAVRRIDPLFDIEREALGRSAADRLAVRTELSKPQVEELENWMRTARAGMSKHAPVAKAMDYMLTRWEGFTRFLRDGRVCLTNNAAERALRGIALGRKAWLFCGSDRGGQRAAAMYSLIVTAKMNDIDPQAWLADVLARINDLPQTKLHELLPWEWKRLHEATTAI encoded by the exons ATGGACGCCCTGCCCGACACCATCGACGCCCTGCGCGCCGCGCTGATCGAAGCGCGTGGCCGGGCTGCGTTGGCCGAGGCGGACGCCGCCCAGGCGCGGGCCGAACGGTCCGGCGACCAGGCGCTGATCGCCACCCTGAAGCTCCAGATCGAGAAGCTCCAGCGCGACCTCTACGGCCGGCGCTCCGAACGGACCTCCCGACTGCTCGGCCAGCTCGAATTCCAGTTGGAGGAGGCGCAGGCAAGCGTCGGCGAGGACGATCTGGCGGCGGAACAGGTGGCCGAGGCGACCGGCGCGGCCCGCATCACCCGCAAGGCGCCGTCGCGCAAGCCGTTCCCGGCGCACCTGCCGCGCGAGCGCGTCGTGATCCCGGCGCCGGCGGTGTGCCCATGCTGCGGCTCGACCCGGCTGTGCAAGCTGGGTGAAAGCGTGACCGAGACGGCCGAGCGCATTCCCGCGCGGTGGAAAATCATCCAGACGGTGCGCGAGAAATTCTCCTGCCGGGACTGCGAGACGATCAGCCAGCCGCCGGCACCGTTCCACACCACGCCGCGCGGCTGGGCGGGGCCGAACCTGCTGGCCACGCTGCTGTTCGAGAAGTTCGGCCAGCATCAGCCGCTGAACCGCCAGTGCGAGCGCTTCGCCAAGGAGGGCATGGAGATCAGCCTGTCCACCGCGGCCGACCAGGTGGGGGCGGCCTGCGGCGTGCTGAAGCCGCTGCTCGACCGGCTCGCAGCGCATGTGCTGGCGGCGGAGCGGTTGCACGGCGAGCC CCCGAAGGGCCAGCGAAGCTACGACACGACCGTGCCGGTGCTGGCGAAGGGCAAGACCGACACCGGCCGCATCTGGGTCTATGTGCGCGACGATCGCCCCTTCGCGGGCGCGGCGGCACCGGCGGCGCTGTTCCACTACTCCCGCGACCGTGGCGGCGGGCATCCCGAGGCACATCTGGCCGGTTGGGCCGGAGTGCTGCAGGCCGACGCCTATGCCGGATACAACCGCCTCTACGACGCGAGCCGCCAGCCGGAGCCCGTGGCCGAGGTCCTGTGTTGGGCGCACGCGCGTCGGAAATTCTTCGAACTCGCCGATATCGCCGCCAACAAGCGGCGCGGCAAGGGGGCGCCCCCGATTTCTCCGCTGGCGCTGGAGGCGGTGCGGCGCATCGACCCGCTGTTCGACATCGAGCGCGAAGCCCTCGGGCGCTCGGCAGCCGACCGTCTGGCGGTGCGCACAGAGCTGTCCAAGCCCCAGGTCGAGGAACTGGAAAACTGGATGCGAACGGCCCGGGCCGGGATGTCGAAGCACGCGCCGGTGGCCAAGGCGATGGACTACATGCTGACCCGCTGGGAAGGCTTCACCCGCTTCCTGCGTGACGGACGGGTCTGCCTGACCAACAATGCTGCCGAACGAGCGTTGCGTGGAATCGCCCTTGGCAGGAAGGCATGGCTATTCTGCGGATCGGATCGAGGCGGGCAGCGCGCCGCCGCCATGTACAGCCTGATCGTGACGGCAAAGATGAACGACATCGATCCCCAGGCGTGGCTGGCCGACGTCCTGGCCCGCATCAACGATCTGCCGCAGACCAAGCTGCACGAACTGCTGCCCTGGGAATGGAAGCGGCTGCACGAGGCGACCACGGCGATCTGA
- a CDS encoding IS66-like element accessory protein TnpA, whose product MTIQRVEVITGQERRRQFSDEEKLRLVEEAFQPGVKATEVARRLGVDVSLLYRWRRQFFGQQPRLPAFMPITVATDAPAPEEVAEPTAAPAAPPAGLIEVEFATARLRITGPVDPALVGTVIAALSGRSA is encoded by the coding sequence ATGACTATCCAACGCGTCGAGGTGATCACGGGCCAGGAGCGGCGGCGGCAGTTCAGCGACGAGGAGAAGCTGCGGCTGGTCGAAGAGGCGTTCCAGCCGGGCGTCAAGGCGACCGAAGTCGCCCGGCGCCTGGGCGTGGACGTCAGCCTGCTGTACCGCTGGCGCCGCCAGTTCTTCGGTCAGCAGCCCCGGCTGCCCGCCTTCATGCCGATCACCGTCGCCACCGACGCTCCGGCACCGGAGGAGGTGGCAGAGCCGACAGCGGCGCCAGCGGCCCCACCAGCCGGTCTCATCGAGGTCGAATTCGCGACGGCGCGCTTGCGCATCACCGGCCCGGTCGATCCGGCCCTGGTCGGCACGGTGATCGCCGCGCTGTCGGGACGGTCGGCATGA
- the istB gene encoding IS21-like element ISAzs30 family helper ATPase IstB produces the protein MSTTSLEAGPATLDRIRQYLVGLKMPRALEALEHILRRLERGELSALEAIDALLGEELTLREGRRIKAALKMGRLLSIKTLTGFDFSFQPSLDRDRIMTLAQLDFVDRHEVVHFLGQPGCGKTHLALALGVEAVKAGRSVYFATLADIVSSLAKAEREGTLRERLRFLCRPQLLIVDEIGYLPVIPGGGNLFFQLVNARYERGAMILTSNRGFSEWGDVFGGTVVASALLDRLLHHAVVVQIEGASYRLRRHAELIPDKNRSRPITAPSPALRRRGRPPKARSADTEANP, from the coding sequence ATGAGCACCACGTCGCTGGAAGCCGGCCCCGCCACCCTCGACCGCATTCGCCAATATCTGGTTGGGCTGAAGATGCCGCGCGCCTTGGAAGCGCTGGAGCACATCCTGCGCCGGCTGGAACGCGGCGAACTCTCCGCTCTGGAGGCCATCGACGCCCTGCTGGGCGAGGAACTGACGTTGCGCGAGGGACGCCGCATCAAGGCGGCCCTGAAGATGGGCCGGCTTCTCTCCATCAAGACGCTCACCGGCTTCGACTTCTCCTTCCAACCCTCGCTCGATCGCGATCGGATCATGACCTTGGCGCAACTCGACTTCGTCGACCGGCACGAGGTGGTCCATTTCCTCGGCCAACCCGGCTGCGGCAAGACGCACCTGGCGCTCGCTCTGGGGGTGGAGGCCGTCAAGGCCGGCCGCTCGGTCTACTTCGCCACCCTGGCCGACATCGTAAGCTCGCTGGCCAAGGCCGAACGTGAAGGGACTTTGCGGGAACGTCTGCGCTTCCTGTGCCGGCCACAGCTGCTGATCGTCGACGAGATCGGCTACCTGCCGGTGATCCCCGGCGGCGGCAACCTGTTCTTCCAGCTCGTCAACGCCCGCTATGAACGCGGCGCCATGATCCTGACCTCCAACCGCGGCTTTTCCGAATGGGGCGATGTCTTCGGCGGCACCGTCGTCGCTTCCGCCCTGCTGGACCGCCTGCTGCACCATGCTGTGGTGGTGCAGATCGAAGGCGCCAGCTACCGCCTGCGCCGCCATGCCGAACTGATCCCGGACAAAAACCGCAGCAGGCCGATCACCGCCCCATCACCGGCGCTCCGGCGCCGAGGCCGTCCACCAAAAGCAAGGAGCGCCGACACCGAAGCCAATCCATAG
- the tnpB gene encoding IS66 family insertion sequence element accessory protein TnpB (TnpB, as the term is used for proteins encoded by IS66 family insertion elements, is considered an accessory protein, since TnpC, encoded by a neighboring gene, is a DDE family transposase.): MNSLALKVQEGLGRDPHAGDLYVFRGRRGDMVKCLWHDGLGMSLYAKRLERGRFIWPSPASGAVAISASQFAYLLDAIDWRNPQQTWRPRSAG, from the coding sequence ATGAACTCTCTGGCGCTGAAGGTCCAGGAGGGTCTTGGCCGCGATCCCCATGCCGGCGATTTATACGTCTTCCGTGGACGTCGCGGTGACATGGTGAAGTGCCTGTGGCATGACGGGCTCGGCATGTCGCTGTACGCCAAGAGGCTTGAACGGGGCCGTTTCATCTGGCCCAGCCCGGCCAGCGGAGCCGTGGCCATTTCCGCGTCCCAGTTCGCGTATCTGCTCGACGCCATCGACTGGCGCAATCCGCAGCAGACTTGGAGACCGCGCTCGGCCGGATAG
- the istA gene encoding IS21-like element ISAzs30 family transposase, with translation MVRLGELVMILDLAREGLSVSAISRRTGLDRKTIRKYIARGLEAPAYTPRPARPTLLTPFEPYLRERLQGFPDLSARRLLRELKERGYSGGYTILKAVVRAIRPTPSPSFERRFETPPGKQAQVDFAFFKTTFTDEPEVERIVWLFSMVLGHSRMMWARFVARQDLQTVLRCHIAAFDSFGGVPEQILYDRMKTAVLGEIEDPDQPTQGIAYNPKLLSLASHYGFLPKACKPYRAKTKGKVERPFRYVREDFFLARSFRNLEDLNIQFTQWLDQLANRRRHATTQRIVAEHFAEERPHLKPLPAGPFNSVLALERRVTRDGMVSVGGNLYSVPDCTRRRTVEVQVTAGTVTILENGIAVASHPALEGRGQRRIATGHRTQPPPPNSQTPREVAPPPAPPLQGGTVTPRSLAIYDTIGRHLANQPGSP, from the coding sequence GTGGTCAGACTTGGGGAACTCGTCATGATTCTCGATCTCGCCCGCGAGGGCCTGTCGGTGTCGGCGATCTCACGCCGCACCGGCCTGGATCGCAAGACCATCCGCAAATACATCGCCCGCGGACTGGAGGCGCCGGCCTACACCCCTCGGCCGGCTCGGCCGACGCTGCTCACGCCTTTCGAGCCCTATCTGCGCGAACGCCTACAGGGCTTTCCTGATCTCAGCGCCCGCCGCCTGCTGCGGGAACTCAAGGAGCGCGGTTACAGCGGCGGCTATACCATCCTGAAAGCCGTGGTCCGCGCCATCCGTCCTACCCCGTCACCGTCCTTCGAGCGTCGCTTCGAGACGCCGCCCGGCAAGCAGGCCCAGGTCGATTTCGCCTTCTTCAAGACGACCTTCACCGACGAGCCCGAGGTGGAGCGGATCGTCTGGCTGTTCTCCATGGTGCTCGGCCACAGCCGCATGATGTGGGCCCGCTTCGTCGCCCGCCAGGACCTGCAAACCGTGCTCCGCTGCCACATCGCCGCCTTCGACAGCTTCGGCGGCGTGCCGGAACAGATCCTCTACGATCGCATGAAAACCGCCGTGCTGGGCGAGATCGAAGACCCCGATCAGCCGACCCAGGGGATCGCCTACAATCCCAAGCTCCTCTCCCTGGCCAGCCACTACGGTTTCCTGCCGAAGGCCTGCAAGCCGTACCGCGCCAAAACCAAGGGCAAAGTCGAACGGCCGTTCCGCTATGTGCGTGAGGACTTCTTCCTGGCCCGCAGCTTCCGCAATCTCGAGGACCTGAACATCCAGTTCACCCAGTGGCTGGATCAACTCGCCAACCGCCGTCGGCACGCCACCACCCAGCGCATCGTCGCCGAGCATTTCGCCGAGGAGCGCCCCCACCTCAAGCCGCTGCCGGCCGGCCCCTTCAACAGCGTGCTGGCCCTGGAGCGCCGTGTCACCCGCGACGGCATGGTGTCGGTCGGCGGCAACCTCTACTCCGTGCCGGATTGCACCCGCCGGCGGACGGTGGAGGTGCAGGTCACCGCCGGCACCGTCACCATCCTGGAGAACGGCATAGCCGTCGCATCCCACCCGGCGCTGGAAGGACGAGGCCAGCGGCGCATTGCCACCGGCCATCGGACCCAGCCTCCACCGCCCAACAGCCAGACGCCCAGGGAGGTTGCCCCGCCCCCGGCACCTCCGCTGCAGGGCGGCACCGTCACGCCCCGCTCGCTGGCCATCTACGACACCATCGGCCGCCATTTGGCCAACCAGCCGGGGAGCCCGTGA